In a single window of the Labrus mixtus chromosome 20, fLabMix1.1, whole genome shotgun sequence genome:
- the si:ch211-106h11.3 gene encoding CCN family member 1, whose amino-acid sequence MGLLLLLAVFQVVTVGLVNAGCPVICECPAGPPSCPPGVSSVPDGCGCCKVCAAQLNQDCHEGRPCDHHKGLECNYGNDVGRTNGICRAKAEGRSCEYNGRIYQNGENFRAGCKHQCTCIDGAVGCVPLCPSHIPLASPSCPAPQLVKVPGQCCLSVDCHKGTTVVPPVHRRHQPPQAFPPYPFIPYPAYPYPKPYPKPFKKLYPYKPKKEKDTLGNELVEVGRKWEKMRGNKHLASWRQMGDQCVVQTTSWSQCSRSCGMGVSSRVTNDNARCKLIKETRLCNIRPCSSMSVPVKRGRKCSRTHKAPEPHRLSYAGCRSTRLYRPNYCGVCRDGRCCSPRRTRTAGVAFSCPDGERFSRSVMFIQSCKCSDECNHLNEAAMPPQRWLYGDTHKFMD is encoded by the exons ATGGGGTTACTGCTTCTGCTCGCCGTCTTCCAGGTGGTCACAGTCGGCTTG GTGAACGCTGGATGTCCGGTGATATGCGAGTGTCCAGCGGGCCCCCCGTCCTGCCCCCCCGGGGTCAGCTCGGTCCCAGACGGCTGCGGTTGCTGCAAGGTGTGTGCTGCTCAGCTCAACCAGGACTGTCACGAGGGACGACCATGTGACCACCACAAAGGCCTGGAGTGCAACTATGGCAACGACGTGGGTCGCACCAACGGCATCTGCAGGG CGAAGGCAGAGGGCCGATCGTGTGAGTACAACGGGCGGATTTACCAAAACGGCGAGAACTTCCGCGCCGGTTGCAAGCACCAGTGCACCTGCATCGACGGAGCGGTGGGCTGCGTCCCCCTCTGCCCCAGCCACATCCCCCTGGCATCCCCTTCCTGTCCCGCCCCCCAGCTGGTCAAAGTCCCGGGCCAGTGCTGCCTCAGCGTCGACTGCCACAAGGGGACCACGGTCGTGCCCCCCGTGCACCGACGACACCAGCCCCCCCAGGCTTTCCCGCCGTACCCCTTCATTCCCTACCCGGCGTACCCCTACCCGAAGCCTTATCCCAAACCGTTCAAGAAGCTGTACCCCTACAAACCCAAAAAGGAGAAGGACACGCTGGGCAACGAGCTGGTGGAGGTCGGACGGAAGTGGGAGAAGATGCGTGGAAACAAACATCTGGCAT CCTGGAGGCAGATGGGAGATCAGTGCGTGGTTCAGACTACTTCCTGGTCGCAGTGTTCTCGGAGCTGCGGGATGGGCGTCTCCTCTCGTGTCACCAACGACAACGCCCGCTGTAAGCTGATCAAGGAGACGCGCCTGTGCAACATCCGCCCCTGCAGCTCCATGTCCGTCCCCGTCAAG agagggaggaagtgcTCTCGAACCCACAAGGCGCCCGAGCCTCACCGCCTGTCCTACGCCGGCTGCAGGAGCACCCGTCTCTACAGGCCCAACTACTGCGGCGTCTGCAGGGACGGCCGCTGCTGCTCGCCCCGTCGCACGCGCACCGCCGGCGTCGCCTTCTCCTGCCCCGACGGCGAGCGCTTCAGCCGCTCCGTGATGTTCATCCAGTCGTGCAAGTGCAGCGACGAGTGCAACCACCTGAACGAGGCGGCCATGCCTCCGCAGCGGTGGCTCTACGGAGACACGCACAAGTTCATGGACTAA
- the txn2 gene encoding thioredoxin, mitochondrial, whose protein sequence is MAHRLLVRRIWTFSTKDIRCLRASTAAAVSSSSSSYFTSLQSAASRVSFLAPSRSVPRSLPHTSCRGVSFNVQDHDDFTDRVINSDLPVLVDFHAQWCGPCKILGPRLEKAIAKQKGRVAMAKVDIDDHTDLAIEYGVSAVPTVIAIRGGDVIDHFVGIKDDDELDSFVSKVIGQ, encoded by the exons atGGCTCACCGGCTGCTGGTACGCAGGATTTGGACGTTCTCCACCAAAGATATCCGCTGCCTCCGAGCATCCACCGCAGCcgccgtctcctcctcctcctcttcttattTCACCTCCCTACAGTCGGCCGCATCCCGGGTCTCCTTCCTCGCCCCCTCTCGGTCTgtccctcgctccctccctcACACCTCCTGCAGAGGAGTGTCCTTCAACGTTCAGGATCACGACGACTTCACAGACAGAGTCATCAACAGCGATCTGCCCGTGCTCGTTGACTTCCATGCACA GTGGTGCGGTCCCTGTAAGATCCTCGGGCCGAGGTTGGAGAAGGCCATCGCAAAACAGAAAGGCCGCGTTGCCATGGCGAAAGTGGACATAGACGATCACACAGACCTGGCCATTGAATATGGG gtgtCTGCCGTTCCGACAGTAATCGCCATACGTGGAGGCGACGTCATCGACCATTTTGTGGGGATCAAAGATGACGATGAGCTGGACTCATTTGTCAGCAAGGTCATTGGACAATAA